In Pseudomonas poae, a single genomic region encodes these proteins:
- a CDS encoding amino acid ABC transporter ATP-binding protein — MPLLRISALHKYYGDHHVLKGIDLTVEEGQVVAIIGRSGSGKSTLLRTLNGLESINDGVIEVDGEYLDAARADLRSLRQKVGMVFQQFNLFPHLTVGENVMLAPQVVQKVPKAKAAQLAKQMLERVGLGEKFDAFPDRLSGGQQQRVAIARALAMSPKVLLCDEITSALDPELVNEVLSVVRQLAKDGMTLIMVTHEMRFAREVGDKLVFMHQGKVHEVGDPKVLFAEPQTAELANFIRTTEAPA, encoded by the coding sequence ATGCCTCTGCTTAGAATTTCCGCCCTCCATAAATATTACGGCGATCACCACGTCCTCAAGGGCATCGACCTGACCGTCGAAGAAGGCCAAGTGGTGGCGATCATCGGCCGCAGCGGCTCGGGTAAATCCACCTTGCTGCGCACCCTCAACGGCCTGGAGTCGATCAATGATGGAGTGATTGAGGTCGACGGCGAATATCTCGATGCCGCCCGCGCCGACCTGCGCAGCCTGCGGCAGAAAGTCGGCATGGTGTTCCAGCAGTTCAACCTGTTCCCGCACCTGACCGTGGGCGAAAACGTGATGCTCGCGCCCCAAGTGGTGCAAAAAGTGCCAAAGGCCAAAGCCGCTCAATTGGCCAAACAGATGTTGGAGCGGGTCGGGCTGGGGGAAAAATTCGACGCGTTCCCGGATCGTCTGTCCGGCGGCCAGCAGCAGCGCGTCGCGATTGCCCGCGCCCTGGCCATGTCACCCAAGGTGCTGTTGTGCGATGAAATCACCTCGGCCCTCGACCCGGAACTGGTCAACGAAGTGCTCAGCGTGGTGCGCCAACTGGCCAAGGACGGCATGACCTTGATCATGGTGACCCACGAAATGCGCTTTGCCCGGGAAGTCGGGGACAAGCTGGTGTTCATGCACCAGGGCAAGGTGCATGAAGTCGGTGATCCAAAGGTGCTGTTCGCCGAGCCGCAGACGGCTGAATTGGCCAATTTCATTCGCACTACCGAAGCGCCAGCCTGA
- a CDS encoding transporter substrate-binding domain-containing protein, producing the protein MTKRYSALLTALFASLMLSQAPAQANGLDDIVARGTLKVAVPQDFPPFGSVGPDMKPRGLDIDTAKLLADQLKVKLELTPVNSTNRIPFLTTGKVDLVISSLGKNAEREKVIDFSKAYAPFYLAVFGPPDAAISTLDDLKGKTISVTRGAIEDIELTAVAPKEATIKRFEDNNSTIAAYLAGQVDLIASGNVVMVAISERSPKRVPALKVKLKDSPVYVGVNKNEPALLEKVNQILVAAKADGSLEKNALQWLKEPLPADL; encoded by the coding sequence ATGACCAAGCGCTACAGCGCCCTGCTCACTGCCCTGTTTGCCAGCTTGATGCTGAGCCAGGCACCCGCCCAGGCCAACGGTCTGGACGATATCGTCGCCCGTGGCACCCTCAAGGTCGCCGTGCCTCAGGACTTTCCGCCGTTCGGCTCAGTCGGCCCCGACATGAAGCCACGCGGCCTGGACATCGACACCGCCAAACTGTTGGCCGACCAGCTCAAGGTCAAGCTGGAGCTGACACCGGTAAACAGCACCAATCGCATCCCGTTCCTCACCACCGGCAAGGTCGACCTGGTGATCTCCAGCCTTGGCAAGAACGCCGAGCGGGAAAAGGTCATCGATTTTTCCAAGGCCTACGCGCCCTTCTACCTGGCGGTGTTCGGCCCGCCTGACGCCGCCATCAGTACGCTCGACGACCTCAAGGGCAAGACCATCAGCGTGACCCGTGGCGCCATCGAAGACATCGAGCTGACTGCCGTCGCGCCCAAGGAAGCCACCATCAAGCGTTTCGAAGACAACAACTCCACCATCGCGGCCTACCTGGCAGGCCAGGTCGACCTGATCGCCAGCGGCAACGTGGTGATGGTGGCGATCAGCGAACGTAGCCCCAAACGCGTACCGGCGCTGAAAGTGAAACTCAAGGACTCACCGGTCTACGTGGGCGTCAACAAGAACGAGCCGGCGTTGTTGGAGAAGGTCAACCAGATCCTCGTCGCGGCCAAGGCCGACGGCAGCCTGGAAAAGAACGCGCTGCAATGGCTGAAAGAACCCTTGCCTGCTGACCTCTGA